In Quercus robur chromosome 10, dhQueRobu3.1, whole genome shotgun sequence, a genomic segment contains:
- the LOC126703253 gene encoding uncharacterized protein LOC126703253: MELASSSSVFAPSSSSSSNDIPALKSNSKYNDFRKKGLDHYGLLRQLLPTVAQTSSTQHVSAVSFARAPESRKTVESTQVPDYSMAKVTKILISMCDDLDDKTMFKATEKLVTAEWREAFITSLRIDDWAGSSI; encoded by the exons ATGGAGCTCGCTTCGTCCTCCTCAGTCTTTGCACCatcttcatcatcttcctcCAACGACATTCCTGCACTTAAG TCGAACAGTAAGTACAACGACTTTCGTAAAAAGGGGTTGGACCACTATGGGTTGCTAAGACAGCTCCTCCCCACGGTTGCACAAACATCCTCTACCCAACACGTCAGTGCAGTGTCCTTTGCCAGAGCCCCTGAAAGTCGAAAAACTGTAGAATCTACACAAGTTCCTGACTACTCAATGGCAAAGGTCACAAAGATTTTGATCTCTATGTGTGATGATCTTGATGATAAAACCATGTTCAAGGCCACTGAAAAATTAGTAACGGCTGAATGGAGGGAAGCTTTCATTACTTCACTCCGGATAGACGACTGGGCTGGATCAAGTATCTGA
- the LOC126702096 gene encoding uncharacterized protein LOC126702096, with protein sequence MNAFKAYKACAPIAWSPNLYITLVRGIPGTRRLHRRTLEALRLRKCNRTVMRWNTPTVRGMLQQVKRLIVIETEEMYKARKQKEANHQALRPPLVINHLPASASDSS encoded by the exons ATGAATGCATTCAAGGCTTACAAAGCCTGTGCCCCAATTGCATGGAGCCCTAACCTATATATAACTTTGGTGAGGGGAATTCCAGGGACAAGGAGACTTCACCGGCGCACTTTAGAGGCATTGCGTCTGCGCAAGTGCAACCGAACTGTCATGCGATGGAATACTCCTACTGTCAGGGGAATGCTCCAACAG GTCAAGAGATTGATAGTGATTGAGACGGAAGAGATGTACAAGGCTCGCAAACAAAAGGAGGCAAACCACCAGGCTTTACGTCCCCCATTGGTCATAAATCACCTACCTGCTTCAGCAAGTGATTCTTCTTAA